GATATGGGTGGGTTTGGAGATCAGACTTTGCAGTCCTGGTTGTGGTGGCTGCTAAATCCTTTAGGAAGTTGCCCGTTAATTTAACATCCGTTTTTCCCACAATTTGACCCTTCAAAATCCGTAAACTGTGTGGTGCGCTAAGGGAATATGACCCTGAAACTGAGTCTTGTGTATGTAATCCTAACACAGATAAGATCAAAACCCCATCTTCCACTTCCTCTAAAGCCTTTGCCCACGGGACTTCAGCCTGATGCTTGAGATACAGTCCTGCCGTTCCTTGAGGAACAGCCGTCGGTTTAGCACCCCATCGTACCGCATCTTTAACTCTCAGGAAGGGTGTTATTAGTTGGCCTTTCTGAACAAGAACCGTTTGCTGGGCAGGAACCCCTTCAGGGGTAACCAAATAAGATCCCAATTCTAAAGGACGCAGGGGATCAATCAGCAGCGATAATTGTTCGTGAAAGACCTGGGTGTTATCTAAAAAGCTGTTTTTAGAAAAAGCCCCCTGTCCTTCAATGACTCGATCTCCCGAAAAGTTTGGCAGTATAAACTGCCTCAGCATATCTTCCGTCATCCCTGGAGCAAAAATAACTTGTGTATTCGGCCCAACACTTGCTGCCGGCTTTTGCATCCATTCGTATTGATTAACCGTCTGGGTCCATAATTGTTTTTGTTCTTCCGGTTGAATTAAACGCCGCTTCGCAAATCCACCCCCAACTAAGCTATCAAAAGAAAACCAGGAAACAAATTGAGATTGCTGATAGGTAACCGCAAGGCCTGTTGAAGTACGAACATGCCGGTAACCCCAAGCTGCTTGGATGCTGCCCTGCATCTTTGCCTGAGAAGGTTTTTCTCTCAGCCAATCATCAGCTTGATCAAACAGAATCTTATCATCTCCGGCAATAATTGATTGAATCCCTCTGTCTTCCACGGCAACCAGAGGCAAGGACTCCGGAGAAGGCAGGTGAGCCGCATCCGGGTCTGAGTAGGATGCCTGTCTCCATTGTTCTAATTCTCTTTGCCAATACTCTGGCTCACCAGATAAAGGAAGCTGAACCATGGCCTGACTGCACGTCCCATCCTGCCAAACTAAAAAGATATCCCCGCTCTCTCCCTGACGATAACTGGGCGGAGTATAGACACTGCCCGGTGAATTATCTTTTATACCCAATGCCACAACTTCTGATTCGTGAACGACAATTCGCCAGTCCTGGACCCTAAGGTCCTCCCGTTTAGGTGCTCTTTGAGACTGATAGAACAGATCTTCTAATTGGGCAATGAGTTTCATAACTGTTCACCTCCAAGACTTACTTGTTGATCCACATCCATCAGGAGATAGCGATGACTTCCCCCGCTTGATGCCACAGATTGCCCGCCTTTGCCGCAAGTACCAATAGCATCGTAACGCCCTTCGCCCAAACCTCCGCGAATTGCTTTCAGCGCGGAAAGGATTTTTCCGCTAAAAATAGACGGCTGATAAATGGGTAATTCAGGGTCTGCAACATCAATAATCCCATCACACTGAAAAACAAAATCCCCCGTTTTAGGATTGACTTGCCCCCCTCGATACCCTAATAGCAACAGATTTTTCTGTCCTTTAAGCAGCTCCTTGTGTTCTATTAAAGTTTCTCTTACAGCTTTCACTTCAGCCATAAGAAATTCTTGGGGAACTAAGGGCAACATGCGGTCAACAAGCAGCCGAATGTTGCTCATTCGAGGTAAGGGAATATGTCCATAGCTTTCTGCACGTCCCGCCCCGGTAACAGGAATACCCGCATCTTCAGCTGAAAATATATCTCCTAAACCTGCTTCTAAAACTCCATCACGAACAATGGTCACCGTCTCCCTGGGCAGTCCATTGGCAGAATAGGGTTGATTAGCCCAATCCCCTGTCAATGGGCCATCAATAATATGAACTCCAGGTCTGGCTACACGCAATCCCTTACGAAGCTTTCCAGCATCTCCGAGAACGGATTCATTCATATGATCTGACTCTACAGCATGACCAAAAGCCTCGTGAGCCAATCCTTTGGCCAAACCGTAATCAATAATTAGTGGATAGTGACCGCTGGGCAGCTGGGGCGCATCGCAAACGTCCAAGGCAAATTTAGCACGATCGACTGCCTTTTTTTCTAAAAATTTATCGTCTAATTCATCAAAAAGAAGCGTTGCATCCACCCCGCTGCGATGAATTAAAGTGCTCTGAGCATTCCCCTTGCCCCGCACTGTCCCTTGATGCATAAGAACTGCCCGAGGAATTACAAAGGACACCAAGGTTCCATCTGACCTTCCAATACACCACGCCTCTTCAATTTGGCGATAACTGGATTGCCATACTCCTCCCGGAAAAACACTGCGCAAACTGGCATGAAGTGTCATGACCATTCTCTGCAATTCAGCTAAAGGAACATCGCCCAAAGGTTTTTGAGAAGAACTATCGACTTCCGCTAATAATGGAGAGGCTTCCCAAATCTGACGATTCCCCTTTGAACCGATTTCCTCATTTCTCCTTGCCAGCTTAATGGCTTTTTCCAGCAATTTTCGCCCCATTCCTTTTTCCAAAACATCGGATGTAGCAAACCCTGATGCTCCCGTCTCAGTAAAAGCATGTACTCCGAGCCCACTGTCTTCCCCAGTTGAGACCCTTTCAAACCGTCCGTTACTCAACCGCATGCTCCATTCACGCCGTGACTGAGCACGGACAATAAAATAGCCTTCTAAATCCTTGGCTTCCGC
This Desulfosporosinus orientis DSM 765 DNA region includes the following protein-coding sequences:
- a CDS encoding TldD/PmbA family protein, coding for MEQKEIKALVQTVLAEAKDLEGYFIVRAQSRREWSMRLSNGRFERVSTGEDSGLGVHAFTETGASGFATSDVLEKGMGRKLLEKAIKLARRNEEIGSKGNRQIWEASPLLAEVDSSSQKPLGDVPLAELQRMVMTLHASLRSVFPGGVWQSSYRQIEEAWCIGRSDGTLVSFVIPRAVLMHQGTVRGKGNAQSTLIHRSGVDATLLFDELDDKFLEKKAVDRAKFALDVCDAPQLPSGHYPLIIDYGLAKGLAHEAFGHAVESDHMNESVLGDAGKLRKGLRVARPGVHIIDGPLTGDWANQPYSANGLPRETVTIVRDGVLEAGLGDIFSAEDAGIPVTGAGRAESYGHIPLPRMSNIRLLVDRMLPLVPQEFLMAEVKAVRETLIEHKELLKGQKNLLLLGYRGGQVNPKTGDFVFQCDGIIDVADPELPIYQPSIFSGKILSALKAIRGGLGEGRYDAIGTCGKGGQSVASSGGSHRYLLMDVDQQVSLGGEQL
- a CDS encoding metallopeptidase TldD-related protein — translated: MKLIAQLEDLFYQSQRAPKREDLRVQDWRIVVHESEVVALGIKDNSPGSVYTPPSYRQGESGDIFLVWQDGTCSQAMVQLPLSGEPEYWQRELEQWRQASYSDPDAAHLPSPESLPLVAVEDRGIQSIIAGDDKILFDQADDWLREKPSQAKMQGSIQAAWGYRHVRTSTGLAVTYQQSQFVSWFSFDSLVGGGFAKRRLIQPEEQKQLWTQTVNQYEWMQKPAASVGPNTQVIFAPGMTEDMLRQFILPNFSGDRVIEGQGAFSKNSFLDNTQVFHEQLSLLIDPLRPLELGSYLVTPEGVPAQQTVLVQKGQLITPFLRVKDAVRWGAKPTAVPQGTAGLYLKHQAEVPWAKALEEVEDGVLILSVLGLHTQDSVSGSYSLSAPHSLRILKGQIVGKTDVKLTGNFLKDLAATTTRTAKSDLQTHPYLILKTGVQSL